The genomic DNA CTTCTCCTTCCAGCCCGATCCGATGCCCAGGATCAGCCTGCCGTCGGAGATGTTGTCGACGGTGCGCGCCATGTCGGCGAGCAGCTCGGGGTTGCGGTAGGAGTTGCAGCTCACCAACGCGCCGATCTCGATGCGCGATGTCTGCTCCGCCCACGCGCCGAGCATCGTCCAGCACTCGTAGTGCGCACCCTCGGGGTCGCCGTACAGCGGGAAGAAGTGATCCCAGTTGAAGGCGACGTCGACGCCGATGTCCTCGGCGCGACGGACGGCGTCACGCATCAGGCCGTAGTTGGGCGAGTGCTGAGGCTGCAGCTGGACCGCGACGCGGACCGGGAAGTCAGGAGAGGTCATGGTTCAACTCATACCCGTTCTCTGCTCGGCGAGCACTCAGACGCCGATGTTGCCGCCGTCGCGCCACACCGCCACCACCGATGGGCGCGCCGTGCCGTTGCCGCCCTCGGGCCACCGCGACAGCGGGTTGTCGATGCTGTTGTCGTCGTTCTCGCCGGGGTGCTGCACGGACACCGTGACGAAGTCGTCGGTCACGACGGGCCCGCACGTCTCGGCGCCCAGCGGCACGGAGAGGAACTGCTTGGTCTCGCCGCGGTTGGGTCCGTCGAGCGCGACGGCGAACAGCCCGTCGTTGGAGTCGAGCGCGTTGCCGTCGGTCGAGACCCACAGGTTGCCGTGGCTGTCGAACGCGAGGTTGTCGGGGCAGGAGATCGGGCTGACCTTGGTCTTGTCGAAGCCGGCGAAGTACGTGTCGGCCGCGGCGGGGTCGCCACACACCAGCAGCAGGTCCCAGGTGAAGGCGGTGCCGGTGTGGTCGTCGGTGATCTCGAGGACCTGGCCGCTCTTGTTGTCGTTGCGGGGGTTGGCCGCGTCGACGGCAGCCTCACCGGGCGCGCCGCGTTCGTCGTTGTTGGTGAGCGCGACGTACACCTTGCCGGTCTTCGGGTTGGCCTCGAAGTCCTCGGGTCGGTCCATCTTGGTGGCGCCCGCCTTGTCGGCGGCCATCCGGGTGAACACCGCGACCTCCTGGGCGGTGAACCCGTCGACCAGCGACTCGGCCTGGCCGCCTGGGCCCGACTTCAGCAGCGGCAGCCACGTGCCGGTGCCAGCGAACGAGCCCTTGGCGGGCAGCTTGCCGGAGCCGTCGATCTCCGCTGCGGGGATGTCGCTGCCGAGCTTGGCGACGTACAGCGTGCCCTCGTCGAGGATCGCCATGTTGTTGGCCATCGCGGCACCATCGCGGCCGGGCTGAATCTTCTTGCTGGACACGAACTTGTACATGTAGTCGAAGCGTTCGTCGTCGCCGGTGTAGGCGACCACGCTGCCGTCGTCGGTGACGTAGATGTTGGCGCCCTCGTGCTTGAGCCGGCCCATCGCGGAGTGCTTGAGCGGCGTGGAGTTCGGGTCCCACGGGTTGAGTTCGACGACGTATCCGAAGCGGTTGACCTCATTCGGTGACTTCGACACGTCGAAGCGGGGATCGAATGTCTCCCAGAGCAATTCGGTGGGCTCGAGTGCCACGCCGTAGCGGTCCTGCCGGTCGGCGTCCACCTTGTTCGGCGCGGGTGCGCCCTCGGCCGCACCGAAGTAGCTGTGGAAGTTCTCCTCGCCGGAGAGCACGGTGCCCCACGGGGTGACGCCGCCTGCGCAGTTGGCGAAGGTGCCCGCAACGGTGCGGCCCGTGGGGTCGGCGGCGGTCTTGACGAAGTCGGTGCCCGCGGCGGGTCCGGTCAGGGTGAACGGGGTGTCGGCGGTGATGCGCCGGTTGTAGCGGCCCATCACCGGACGCAGGCCGCCCTGGGGTGTGCGCTCGAGTTCGACGACGCCCATGCCGATCGCGGCGATCTCGATGTCGAACTGCTCGCGCGTCGGAGCCTTGGCGTCGTAGCCCGGGAACATGAACTGCGGGGTGACGTACTCGAAGTTGTTGACCAGCAGGTACCGACCGGGCTGTCCCTCGATCGGCATCACGGCCGCGAAGTCGTTGTTGAAGCCGAACTGCTGGCGCTGCGCGGCGGCGGTCTGCTTCGCGACGTCGAAGACGGGTGCGCCGGGCAGCACCGGGTCACCCCAGCTGATGACGACGCCCTGCTGATACCCCGAGGGGATGACGACGGCGTCTTCGCTGTTGGGAGCCACCGCGTCGAACTTCATGCCGGGCAGCGTCTCGGGCGGTGCGGCCGTCGTGGACGACGACGCCTGGGGCGCATCGCTGCCGGTGGAGCAGGCGGCCAGCACGGAACCGGCGCCGACGGCGAGCACGGTGACGCCGGCGGTCTGCAGCACAGAGCGACGCGACATCCGCTTGACGATGTCGCCGAAGTACTCGTTGTCACTGGTGTTGGGTGCGGGCTTCGAGCAGGCGTCGCCGCACTTGTAGCGACACGTGATGTGCTGCCGCGAGGATCGGCCGTTGTGCGAGATCAGCAGATTGAGTGGGACGAGCGCCATCGTCGATGGTTCCTTTCGCGAATCGACGCGGCCAGGGCTGTGGCCGCGTCATTCGTGAACCTAACGACGCCAGGGAAGCATTCGCCAACGATTGGGTGAACGGACGGGGGCGAGCGAAGCGACGGGGGGTGTGACGGGGGCGAGCCTCAGGCGGGGCCCGGCTCGGTGGCAGGTGCGGGTTCCGGCGGATCCACCGGCACCAGGCGTTCGGGGACCTCCTGCGGTGTGAGGCGCTCGGGCGTCTCGGCGGGAGTCAACGGTTCTGCTGGTTCTGCTGGTGCAGTCATGGTCGGCGGCTACCCGATTCGGTCGCCGACCAACCAATCCTCAGCCCGCGAGTACGCCGCGGAGGATGTCGACCAGCGCCCTGGGCTGATCGCCCTGGACGGAGTGTCCGGCGTCGGGGACGACGTGGGTCGTCTTGAAGCCGGGTGCGCCGTTGGCGAACGCCTCGGCGTCCTCGTCGTTGACGAAGAACGAGTTGGCGCCCCGCACCAGGGTGGTCGGCATCGTGATCGATGGGACGTCGTCCCACAGTCCTTCGAACCCGTCACCCTTGCGGAACGAGTCGTAGCGCCACGTCCAGGTGCCGTCGTCGAGCTGCTTGGTGTTGTGGAACACGCCGCGCCGCAACGACTTCCGGTCACGGTTCGGGGCGGCGGCGACGGTCACGTCGAGCATCGCCTCGAAGCTGTCGAAGGTGCGGTCACCCTTGACCAGGGCAACGGCGCCGAGTTGCGCCTTGGTCATCTCCTCGTGTCGTTCCGGGGCCGACGGGGTGACGTCGACGAGTACGAGTTCGGGTACCAGCGCGGGTTCGGTGGCGGCGAGGCGCAGCGCGGTCAGCCCGCCCAGCGACATGCCCACGACCAGGCGCGGGGCCGGTGCCCAGTCGCGCAGGATGGGTCGCAGTGTCTCGGCGTTGAGCTTCGGACCGTAGTCGCCGTCCTCCCGCCAGGCCGACCGTCCGTGTCCGGGCAGGTCGATCGCGAGAGCGGGCAGACCGAGCCCGAGGATGACGGTGTCCCACGTGTGCGCGTTTTGGCCGCCGCCGTGCAGGAAGACGATCGCGGGGGAGTCGCCGCCCCACCGCAGCGCGCTGATCGGGCCGGACTCGATTCGTTCGACGGGCAGGATCGCCTCGGCGCCGATCTGTTCGGCGTTCTCGGACAGCAGCCCGAACTCGTCGAGTGAGAGCAGTTCGTCGTCCGAGATCTCCGCCATCGCTCGACACTACAAAGCGCGAAAAATGGAATGCGACCGCGGTCCTGCTGTGCCACCGTCGGGTTCATGTCCGATCCGACCGAGCTGACGGTCCGCAGCGCCGAGGACTCCGATTGGGATGCCATGGCGCTGCTCGCAGCCACCTGCTTCGGGGCCGTTCGTCAGCACGAGGCGACCGCCATGTGGCGGTCGTTGATTCCGGCCGGTGGCGCCGTGATCGCGCGCGACGGGAGTGACGTCGTCGGCATGGCGCTGTATCTCGATCTGCGGCTGACCGTGCCCGGTGGCGCGGTCCTGCCGATGGCCGGGGTGTCCTGGGTCTGCGTGTCACCGACGCACCGCCGACGCGGGGTGCTGCGCAAGCTGTTCGCGGAACTGCACGAGCGTATGGCCGGGTCGTCCTATCCCATCGCCGGTCTCGAGGCATCGGAAGGCGGCATCTACGGCCGCTTCGGTTACGGGCCCGCAAGCGTCGACGAGTCACTCAGCGTCGACACCCGCACGGTCGGCTTCCACGCCGGTGTGCCCGACCCCGGTGGCGTCCGGATCGTCCGGCCCGCGGAGCAGCGTGGCCGGCTGGAGGAGATCTACGAGCGCTGGCGACTGCGCACGCCGGGCGGGCTGTTCACGCCACCCCAGCTCTGGGACGAAGTGTTCGCCGACCGCGAGTCCGCGCGCAACGGCGGCAGCCCGTTCTTCGTCCTGCTGCACGACGACGGCTTCGTCTTCTACCGCGTGCACGGCGAAGGCGAGCGAAAGTCGTTGCACGTCACCAAGTTCGCGGCCGTGACGGTAGACGCCTACGTCGCGCTGTGGCGGACGCTGATCGGCATGGACCTGATGGACACGGTCACCGTGCAGGCGCCGCCCGGCGAGTTGCTGCCGTACCTGCTGACCGACGCCCGGCTGGTTCGAGTCACCGGCCGCGAGGACGGGCTGTGGCTGCGCATCCACGACGTGCCCGCGGTTCTCGAGGCGCGCACCTACTCCGCGGACGTGCGGGTGGTGCTCGACGTGTCCGACGAATCACTGGGCGGCGGTGGCCGATTCGCGCTGGAGGTTGCCGACGGCCGAGCCCGCTGCGGGCGTACCGACGCCGAGCCCGACGTCACGACGGATCTGTCGGTGCTGGGCAGTCTGTACCTCGGCGCGCATCGGGCGTCGACGTTCGCCGCGGCTGGACGGCTGCAGTGCAACGACGTCCGACTCATCGAGCGGTTGGACGCCGCGTTCGCCTCAGAGGTCCCGGCCCAGATCGGCTTCGGGTTCTAGCGTTTTGTGGAGTATCTCCCGCGCTCACCGCGGGAGATACTCCACAATTCACTCGCCTGCGATGAACTTCTCGAGCTGCGTGCGCGCGATGTCGTCGGCCAGCTGCTTCGGCGGGCTCTTCATCAGGTACGCCGAGGCGGCCTCGATCGGTCCGCCGATGCCACGGTCCAGCGCGATCTTCGCCGCACGGACCGCGTCGATGATGATGCCTGCCGAGTTCGGCGAGTCCCACACCTCGAGCTTGTACTCGAGGTTCAGCGGCACGTCGCCGAAGGCGCGGCCCTCGAGGCGGACGTAGGCCCACTTGCGGTCGTCGAGCCACGCGACGTGGTCCGACGGACCGATGTGGACGTTGCGGTCCTCGATCTTGTCGGCCAGCGAGCCGGTCAGGTTGGACGTCACGGCCTGGGTCTTGGAGACCTTCTTGGACTGCAGACGCTCGCGCTCGAGCATGTTCTTGAAGTCCATGTTGCCGCCGACGTTCAGCTGGTAGGTCCGGTCGAGCGTGACGCCGCGGTCCTCGAACAGCTTGGCCATCACGCGGTGGGTGATGGTGGCACCGACCTGGCTCTTGATGTCGTCGCCGACGATCGGCACGCCGGCGTCGGCAAACTTCTTGGCCCACACCGGGTCCGAGGCGATGAACACGGGGAGCGCGTTGACGAACGCCACGCCGGCGTCGATTGCGCACTGGGCGTAGAACTTGTCGGCGTCATCGGAGCCCACCGGAAGGTAGGACACCAGCACGTCGACGTTCGCATCCTTGAGCGCCTTGACGACGTCGACCGGATCGGAGTCGGACAGGTCGATGGTCTCGGCGTAGTACTTGCCGATGCCGTCGAGGGTCGGGCCGCGCTGCACCGTCACGTCGGTCGGCGGTACGTCTGCGATCTTGATCGTGTTGTTCTCCGAAGCGAAGATCGCCTCGGACAGGTCGA from Mycolicibacterium arabiense includes the following:
- a CDS encoding PhoX family protein; protein product: MALVPLNLLISHNGRSSRQHITCRYKCGDACSKPAPNTSDNEYFGDIVKRMSRRSVLQTAGVTVLAVGAGSVLAACSTGSDAPQASSSTTAAPPETLPGMKFDAVAPNSEDAVVIPSGYQQGVVISWGDPVLPGAPVFDVAKQTAAAQRQQFGFNNDFAAVMPIEGQPGRYLLVNNFEYVTPQFMFPGYDAKAPTREQFDIEIAAIGMGVVELERTPQGGLRPVMGRYNRRITADTPFTLTGPAAGTDFVKTAADPTGRTVAGTFANCAGGVTPWGTVLSGEENFHSYFGAAEGAPAPNKVDADRQDRYGVALEPTELLWETFDPRFDVSKSPNEVNRFGYVVELNPWDPNSTPLKHSAMGRLKHEGANIYVTDDGSVVAYTGDDERFDYMYKFVSSKKIQPGRDGAAMANNMAILDEGTLYVAKLGSDIPAAEIDGSGKLPAKGSFAGTGTWLPLLKSGPGGQAESLVDGFTAQEVAVFTRMAADKAGATKMDRPEDFEANPKTGKVYVALTNNDERGAPGEAAVDAANPRNDNKSGQVLEITDDHTGTAFTWDLLLVCGDPAAADTYFAGFDKTKVSPISCPDNLAFDSHGNLWVSTDGNALDSNDGLFAVALDGPNRGETKQFLSVPLGAETCGPVVTDDFVTVSVQHPGENDDNSIDNPLSRWPEGGNGTARPSVVAVWRDGGNIGV
- a CDS encoding alpha/beta fold hydrolase, whose amino-acid sequence is MAEISDDELLSLDEFGLLSENAEQIGAEAILPVERIESGPISALRWGGDSPAIVFLHGGGQNAHTWDTVILGLGLPALAIDLPGHGRSAWREDGDYGPKLNAETLRPILRDWAPAPRLVVGMSLGGLTALRLAATEPALVPELVLVDVTPSAPERHEEMTKAQLGAVALVKGDRTFDSFEAMLDVTVAAAPNRDRKSLRRGVFHNTKQLDDGTWTWRYDSFRKGDGFEGLWDDVPSITMPTTLVRGANSFFVNDEDAEAFANGAPGFKTTHVVPDAGHSVQGDQPRALVDILRGVLAG
- a CDS encoding enhanced intracellular survival protein Eis; the protein is MSDPTELTVRSAEDSDWDAMALLAATCFGAVRQHEATAMWRSLIPAGGAVIARDGSDVVGMALYLDLRLTVPGGAVLPMAGVSWVCVSPTHRRRGVLRKLFAELHERMAGSSYPIAGLEASEGGIYGRFGYGPASVDESLSVDTRTVGFHAGVPDPGGVRIVRPAEQRGRLEEIYERWRLRTPGGLFTPPQLWDEVFADRESARNGGSPFFVLLHDDGFVFYRVHGEGERKSLHVTKFAAVTVDAYVALWRTLIGMDLMDTVTVQAPPGELLPYLLTDARLVRVTGREDGLWLRIHDVPAVLEARTYSADVRVVLDVSDESLGGGGRFALEVADGRARCGRTDAEPDVTTDLSVLGSLYLGAHRASTFAAAGRLQCNDVRLIERLDAAFASEVPAQIGFGF
- a CDS encoding inositol-3-phosphate synthase, with the protein product MSNEVRVAIVGVGNCASSLVQGVQYYQDADENANVPGLMHVKLGPYHIRDVKFVAAFDVDAKKVGFDLSEAIFASENNTIKIADVPPTDVTVQRGPTLDGIGKYYAETIDLSDSDPVDVVKALKDANVDVLVSYLPVGSDDADKFYAQCAIDAGVAFVNALPVFIASDPVWAKKFADAGVPIVGDDIKSQVGATITHRVMAKLFEDRGVTLDRTYQLNVGGNMDFKNMLERERLQSKKVSKTQAVTSNLTGSLADKIEDRNVHIGPSDHVAWLDDRKWAYVRLEGRAFGDVPLNLEYKLEVWDSPNSAGIIIDAVRAAKIALDRGIGGPIEAASAYLMKSPPKQLADDIARTQLEKFIAGE